The genomic stretch CACCACCAGCAGTCTCAGGTAGGGTTATCTGGAGATGCTGCAACTTCCActgctggggactgaacctgtAGGGACCTCTTGTGTAGGGAGATGTACCAGGAGATGGCGTCCCAGTCCTGTGTGTGTCTTATCTATTTTTGACACCAGTGGGAGGGCCTGGCTATGTGGTGCTCTGACTTTCTTTCTTCCCATCTCTCTCATGGCTGCCTACAGATTTTAAGGATAACCTCAGCAAAGTTTATGAAGCTATAGAAGAAGCAGACTTCTTGGCTATCGATGGAGAGTTTTCAGGTACCCGCAAAGCATTTTGTAGAATCCTTGGTTGCAATGCGGTGTTGGCGTCTGATTCTATAGCTTCTCCTGGCTCCCTTTTCTGGAAAGTGGTCACCTTCATGGACTATAGCTCAGTTATGATAATAGTGGGGGCAGCTCCCTTGTGGttgatgccacttcctgcctgtGCAGGACATGTGCAGTCTCTTGTGCAAGGAAAACAACATTTTCAGGGGGACAGGGaaacaagggttttttttaaagcaagcagtAGTTGTGAACTGAAACGCGTCTGTTATGTGTTGCAGCAATTGTAGATAAAGCTGGGGGCCTCAGGCTAACTCCTATGCTTCACTGGCTGACTTCAGGAGGCTTGTTAAAAACCTGTTTTAACATTATTAGGCATCAGCGATGGGCCCTCCGTTAGTGCGCTAACCAATGGCTTTGACACACCTGAAGAAAGGTATCAGAAGCTGAAAAAGGTAAGAGTGTTAAACCTTCCTGAAATGTTGTGTTGCTCATGGGGGTCTTGTGTCTGTGGCACCAATGCATGTTGTGTTGACAGTGTTGGGAGGAAAATAAATTGGCATTTAGCACTGCAAAAATCACACTACTAACAGAGTGACAATTTCTGTGAGAAGGTCTCCTGCTCTTGGTCATAAGGACTGCGTTCATTGAGGCAGAGAAAGGGGTTTGTCTCAGCtgttaggccagccattttcaaccactgtgccgtggcacaatggtgtgccttgagtggtccacaggtgtgccacaggaattgggcaggaggtcatttactagtagggccaatgggggatgtgagggcCTCACtggagcatggtgtgccttgtgaattgtcaaaaacctgatggtgtgccttgaccattttagtgccttatcagtgtgccatgagatgaaaagggttggaaATCGCTGTGTTAGGCTGTACGAGACAGGCAATTGTCCTGTGGAAAGTTTCATCCATGTGCTCATCTGTGAGTTTCGGCCCATGTAGGATTAGCAAGCACATATTTGCAGCGGTCCAGGGGTGTATTCATTGAAAAAGCTGTGCTAGCCCCTCTGATACTGTTGGTCATCTCTAGCAGACTGCTGGTGTCTGCATATATCCCAGCATCAAAACAGTGTGGGGATACGTCCTTCTGAGGCAGACAAGCCCCTGATCCTGCAAACCCTCCATGGGAGACAATCTAGCATGCAGTCTCACCTCAAAGCTCATGGattttggactttgctgtgagtTTTTCAACTATACattcaaaacccacatggaagacTCCAGACTCATGgattaagaacaaaaaaaaaaaaggtatttggCTGATTCCCATGGGGAAAAATTTGTAGATTGCTCACAGATAAAGAAAACATGTGTGTTTTGCATCCAGACAAGCTCCACATCTGTGAGAAATGCAGATTTCCACATGGgtatttgcacatttgttctgggCCTGAGTCTGTCTGGCAAAGGCCAGCAgcattggaggaagggtgcattgtGGTGTGCAAGTTAGTTCCTGCCCTTTGTCTTTTCTATTAGTGGGAAGTTTGGTGACCCCAAGAGGGAATGTTCATAGTCACCAGGCAGAAAGTTCTGCAAGGTTGTGTGTCTCTTGGCAAGCATTTGTGTTAGTGGCTTTTGCAGATGCATTTGCTTTAAAACAAGTGACCTCCTCACGTGGCCCCATGGCTCTCTGAGTCTATAAGCCAGTTCTTATTCCTCCTCCGTACTCTGCAAGAGCTTATAATGAGTTCAGAGTTTTTGATGATATCCTGTTCCTCCCCATCCAGCATTCCATGGACTTCTTGCTGTTCCAGTTCGGCCTTTGCACTTTTAAATATGACCACATGGAAGCCAAGTATGTTGCTCTCATGATTTCCTGACGCTTTAAAAACTGGGCACATTAACAGTGGAACCCTGCATATTGACTTGT from Tiliqua scincoides isolate rTilSci1 chromosome 13, rTilSci1.hap2, whole genome shotgun sequence encodes the following:
- the LOC136663892 gene encoding poly(A)-specific ribonuclease PARN-like, whose product is MEMTRSNFKDNLSKVYEAIEEADFLAIDGEFSGISDGPSVSALTNGFDTPEERYQKLKKHSMDFLLFQFGLCTFKYDHMEAKYIMKSFNFYIFPKPFNRTSPDVK